In Aedes albopictus strain Foshan chromosome 3, AalbF5, whole genome shotgun sequence, the following are encoded in one genomic region:
- the LOC109414704 gene encoding acidic fibroblast growth factor intracellular-binding protein, translated as MFAEVDVFISNYTLVDPEVYQLWIEGYSSTEAVTLLKQKDNLMAGIPLDLITSDVLDHYRTYSLLERLLHTPPKLSEQPTFQLEPQSRSLLIEKYYSLDDSVARELFGKKFNARNRKDLDEVAEKTGVRLKSCRRQFDNVKRIFKAVEEMPGNTATNIKQLFILSDELAQKYAAVVFIACLRFETTKRKLQYLNFKDFYECSQAIMTNWTYTYQHAGPEYYDTEMDKEFLLDLREIRYLLDKEKEIKCLVTIRLKPTMLDRTYQEMDASFRSYWRSIITIATSLHRTREMRQLFLELTERLIEPWKLNNWPRDQVAQFMQCLTQAVLDLEVPRDNQDIRCLWDRYMQVVTICLLKMYHN; from the exons ATGTTTGCAGAGGTAGATGTTTTTATCAGTAATTACACTTTGGTCGACCCGGAGGTCTACCAGCTATGGATCGAAGGCTACTCCT CCACCGAAGCGGTGACCTTACTGAAACAAAAGGACAACCTGATGGCGGGCATTCCATTGGACCTGATCACATCGGACGTCCTTGACCACTACCGTACCTACTCGCTGTTGGAGCGCCTACTGCACACTCCACCGAAGCTCTCGGAGCAACCAACATTCCAGCTGGAGCCGCAGAGCCGTTCTCTGCTGATAGAGAAGTACTACTCGCTGGATGATTCCGTGGCGCGGGAGCTGTTCGGCAAGAAGTTCAACGCCCGCAACCGGAAAGACCTGGACGAGGTGGCAGAGAAGACCGGCGTGCGGCTCAAGTCCTGTCGGCGTCAGTTCGACAACGTAAAGCGTATCTTCAAGGCCGTCGAAGAGATGCCGGGAAACACGGCCACCAACATCAAGCAGTTGTTCATACTGTCCGACGAGTTGGCCCAGAAGTATGCCGCCGTGGTGTTCATTGCGTGTTTGCGCTTCGAAACGACGAAGCGCAAGCTGCAGTATCTTAACTTTAAAGATTTCTACGAGTGTTCACAA GCAATCATGACAAACTGGACTTATACTTACCAGCATGCTGGCCCGGAATATTATGATACAGAAATggacaaggagtttcttttggaccTGAGAGAAATACGGTATCTGCTTGACAAAGAGAAGGAAATAAAATG TTTGGTCACAATTCGCCTGAAACCGACCATGCTCGACCGGACCTACCAGGAGATGGATGCCAGTTTTCGTTCGTACTGGCGCTCCATCATCACCATCGCCACCAGTTTGCATCGGACGCGTGAGATGCGGCAACTCTTCCTGGAACTGACCGAACGGCTCATCGAACCGTGGAAGCTGAACAACTGGCCCAGGGATCAAGTCGCACAGTTTATGCAGTGCCTCACGCAAGCCGTCCTGGATCTGGAGGTGCCCCGGGACAATCAGGACATTCGCTGCCTGTGGGATCGCTACATGCAGGTGGTTACGATTTgtttgctgaagatgtatcacaATTAG